The Cetobacterium somerae ATCC BAA-474 genome includes the window TGATGAAGAATAAGTCCATTATGCTCATTTTTAATAATAGGACTGATTATAGAGATATTAGGATTTTTATTGAAAAAATTATATTCCAATAAATTTTCTGTTACTCCAAATCCATTAATAGCATATTTTAAACAAAGAGGTTTGTTTAATAGTTTAACCAAAACTCTATTTTCATAAAGAATGACAAACTCTACATCATCAGTAGTCCCATGAATAGCTTCAAGTACAAATTTTATAGACTTTGAGTTTAACGGATTATGAAATTCACCGAGTGCTAAAGCATGGAAGAATGAGGCATATTCAACAATACCATCAATAACATGATTAGGCGGTATTTTATCAAGATACATAACTTTTATAATTCCAGAAGTTAATTTAGTTATTAATCCTTTAGCTCTGCTATCGAATTTATCATCAATTTTTATTTTACTTAAATCGATAGTGTGAGGTCGTAACTCAACCAATGACTTACCAAACTTGTCAAAATGTTCAGGTTCAATTTTATTGTAGTTTCTTTTGCCTAAAAAGTCCTTATAATGTGGAACAAGAGCAGCTTGTTTTGATAAAAAGGCTTCATCTTTAAGTGCTGCTGAAAAATTTGACAAAAGTTTATCAATAGTGAAATCATTATTTGAAATAATATCAGTATATGAATTTCCAATAAACACACAAGACAGATTAGATGTAGTCTGTTTTGTTTTATTAAGATTATAACTGTATGATGTTAAGAGGTTCTTAAACTCCGATATAATTGCTAATGGCAAGGTTGTACACTCTTCAAAGATACAAATATCTTTTGAGAAAATAGCCTCATTTTTATCTGAATCTGAAGTTTTTTTAGCATCACCTCTTAGTTGAGCAGAGGTGATGGGTTCAGATAGAATGTTAATATTCTCAAATCCTAAGGAGTCATAAAGAACACTTTTTCCTTCTGAACGCTGTCCACAAAGCAATATTGAAATTTTAGGTTC containing:
- a CDS encoding BREX system Lon protease-like protein BrxL; translated protein: MSTKDILNKIHQTIGVIPPIPLIVIMSSIVKLAPIAEPKISILLCGQRSEGKSVLYDSLGFENINILSEPITSAQLRGDAKKTSDSDKNEAIFSKDICIFEECTTLPLAIISEFKNLLTSYSYNLNKTKQTTSNLSCVFIGNSYTDIISNNDFTIDKLLSNFSAALKDEAFLSKQAALVPHYKDFLGKRNYNKIEPEHFDKFGKSLVELRPHTIDLSKIKIDDKFDSRAKGLITKLTSGIIKVMYLDKIPPNHVIDGIVEYASFFHALALGEFHNPLNSKSIKFVLEAIHGTTDDVEFVILYENRVLVKLLNKPLCLKYAINGFGVTENLLEYNFFNKNPNISIISPIIKNEHNGLILHQEFNYSPLTSKIINITGDIIPKDTDEEFNSIVIRMISNGETRKLPNFRGISNITLSLIKRQINKNFGTNISELKKSNIGISDNIGFELIAFYDYIKDKDKYIL